The genome window gggggggggggaagggggggggggggggggggggggggatgggacgAATGTTAATCCCAAGAGACTAGAATGAGTCTGGTCTGGAGATGAGAGTAAGTGATAACACTTCATTATTAAAGTTGCAAtctgttttacttttttcttttaatgtataaGCGGAAAAGTAATATACTTCAGTATATACAAACACAGCCATAGCTCCGGGAGCCTGTGGCCGATATACCATAAATATGAGGTATTCCTTTGATCCAATTACATTATATCAGACTTAATATACATCTAAACAGCATCTGTTACTATATCATTATTGCAGTATATCATTTGCaatgaatcataaaaataaaactgaaaaattcttGTGACATACAAGAATGGATTGGGTTGAATGTATGTTTAGAACCAGTGCTAGATTATTGCCATTGTAGTTTTTCAGAATATTAGAGAATAGGTATTTGGACGTGTTATAATTTAAGTAGGGCATTTGACCTTTATTGCCTTGGAAATAAATATCTTATTGTTTCAAATGCAAAAAGTTAGATGGgattaaaactaaatttttttttcacttagaaCAGACTTcccatgatattttaaaaatatctataaatagaaAGAATAAAATTGAACATGATTATTATGCACATCTACTGATAAACTTcaaacttttcattaaaaaaaaaggaaattgttttCTGACTATTTGTCATCTTTctgaaggaaatatgaaaagtCAAGAGTAAAGATTCCACTTCATTCAGAGGAGAGTATGTTTGTTTTTTTGGACGAAACATTTTGATCACTAGGTGAAACTTATGGGACGAGTCTGTTACGTTATAGTTGGCATGTTGATTTTTCTCTGcttctcagaagaagaagaagaggagaaaagatAAAGACAAAGAAGAAATAGGGCTTTCATTCCCTCAGTCAACTTCAGGCAACTGAGGTTTTTTTCCTAAAGAATCGTGAGGCTGCCTGCATAGGgtacacacatatctatcaaCATCATACATCGTTAAAACATAGAATTGAAACGATACATGCTAATGCTTACATATTAACGAGTTCTTTGAAAACATGACCAACAGAAGAAGAAAGCATTTTAATCTAAAGTTCAGCATTTCAGAGATATGGCGACGCCTGCTGTCTTAAATCTGTTTACCAGAAAGGAAATCACTTCATCGCATGCTGTCAAGGTTTTACAACACAACACTTCATCTCCATCTTACATGCTGTTAGGGGTTTATGAGACAACACAGTGTTTCCACTTAGCAACCAAAGCAAAATTTGCATTGCTAATTTTTGGTTATCATGTCTTTTCCACCTTTGATTAACAATGTCTCTTACTTCATTGGTAATCTATCAACACAGGATAACTTTCTATTCTGATCTGATGTTTTTACTCTCAGAACCCCTTTTGCAAAGTTCGAATGCAGGTCCAAACCTCAGCACTGTTCCTTTTCAAAGAATAAGCCTCCATATTTGGGTGCTTATTACATAATTGTCAAGGTTTGAGAAATTTAGCTATGTTGAGGGACTGTTTCTGTCTCAGTAAGTAGACCACCTCATACATTTCTTTAGCAGCATACCGGAGACACTTCGATCAAGCAGCGAAGACTGTTAAGTTCCTCAGGCTTTCCTTTCACTCCCATTCCATTAACCCAAGACTTAGGGAAACCTGAAACCAAATCGAGTTTTATTTGCAGGTGTACACATCCACATTAGTCACGCAGGTCTTGCATTTGACGTAACAGCACCAGACGAACTTGCAGTGACATCTGTCAACGTACGTCTCCACCTGTAAAGAGACGAAATTACAAGTCAGATCCACTATAGCCATAAGAAACATAGTTGTATGCATAGAGATGAATTTGTGAAATCTTACTTTAAAACCAGATaatcatatgaataaaatatgagtTATGGTTCAGTTTGAAGGCAGTATAAAAGCAGAAATCACcacataaactaaataaatatgtacTAGCAGTGTAAGAATGCCTAAAACTTAAGATATCAgtggtaaataaattattaagaaaCAAAGTACAGCAATTGAAACTAAGATACTTATCTCCTGTGTTCAATTGATTATGAAATGGAAAACACTATTGGTGTATAATAAAGTTGGTATGTCTCACAGTATGTTGATCTTCGTTTTTCCATCCTACATCTCTTGTAgtagggtagtgccatcagtgcacattTACGTTACCTACATTCCTGCGTCCTTTCTTCACTGTTGCTGTCCAAGAGTGGGGTtctctcccagttccacctttagatccgtGTACTTCATCTCTATTTTTTGGATCTCTCTGAATTGCTATCCAACCAGTCCAACCCCTATTTTCACCATCTTAAGCACTGAATGGCAAAAAGTGCACCAGTGCtaggcttgacagcctaaatctcATAAATATAGTGAAATCCATCCTGCATCACTAACCTTGGTATTGTATCCTCGGCCACAACAGAGCAGTTTGCAGGAGTCAGCCCCGTTGGACGTCTTGTTGCAGTAGCGGCCGTGAGTGCCCAGGATCCCCTTCTTTTTGTCCTGCACGCAGTAGTTGGGTGACTTGTGGATGTGGACCAAGTCATCCTTCCCTGCTGGGAAGCGGCGGTTTCGACGACTGCGGCGCTTTCGTCGCCTTCTGCGGGGAGGCTCCCGTCGGCGTGAGGAACTCCTTCGCTTCTTGCGCTTCAACTGGAAGGAAAATTTGCCCTGTGAGTCCAGTATAGTATGTGCATTTATACTATACATGTCTGTATATACCAATGAACTTGCTTTGAAAAGTCATATTTATCAAGCATATTAAGAAACTAAGTTTTGAGAAAGCATGCTTCTAAATTTATAAGCTGCACTGTAATATGAAATCAAATGATAACGTTTACTTCACTGGAGTCGCTATTATCATTGAATCCAATTTATACTTATAGATTACTGTAGAGACCTTTTATTACCAGTGGATTATCATAGAATCCTTCTGAATACCCACTGACTAGAGGATTTCCACTATTTTCTATGGATTGTCATGGAATCCTTTCAGTGCATATGAAATATGGAATACTTCTGTTTTTTTGTGCTTTgtcattgaatatttattttctgtgaattgTGACATAATCCTCTTTTCTAAGTAATTATCAATCTTTTAACTACGTAAATTACGATACAATCCCTCTATGATGCATGGAACCTAAGGGAATCCCTCTGTTACCTATGGATTACCATTAAATCCCTCTTAAGAATCAAGACAGAATCCAACTCTCTTTTCCCAAGGATTATCTTAGAACCTCTTCATTTCCTAGGGCTTAGCATAGAATCATTTTATTACCTACGAATTGCAATGGAATCCTATTACCTGCAAATTAGCATGGAGTCCCTCCTTTACCTGTACTGCACTGTGGTACTTCAGCTTGAGGTAATCTCCAACGGCAGAAAAGGAGGGGATGGAGCGCCAGCAGGTCTTCACTTCGCATGAGCCAGACACACCGTGACACCGACACTGCATCTTCATAAGACGGGCAACGGCCTGTGAGAAAATTCCCAGGGGTTAATTACAAATACACTTCAATAAACTGTTCCAGGaacagtatatattatgtatatacaggcagtccccagttatcggcagacttggttaatggcgatctgggTACCGCTTATTGGCCCCATAAGATGCTGATAATTGAATTATGGGGCCATAAGGTGCTCTCTGGCAGGGATGTTTGGGTCCTCCCACGTGTGTTTAATCTCCGCATATCTACCAAATTTATAACAGCAGAGATAAAACCCTTTAttccattacagatatcaaacatCATCTTTTCCGTTATGCAGAATTCTAAATCTATTacataggttcacgattgataaagtttttcatgcaataacaagaaacggagtcagattttctagcAACGTGGCATCTCATTTTAGTGCTGTTGCCAATGTTTCAAACAGTTCcatgtgcgtttaaatccatGGATAAGCCTCTTAGATTATCTTCAGGGGCCACTTTCAGTGGTCACTGTACATGTCTGGAGacagttctcctttctacaaatattttgatttcttaatatatagaataaattggtgagcaaggaaatatgaaataaagcataacagagtaagtttgaccagtgagaaaataaacaatcgtattcagacagatctctctctctctctctctctctctctctctgacaaaataatggacagaaaacaatgactgaatattgcttgaatatgtcatggcaaagttttggcctgactgaagtgtagagaaactttgacaccgacttacaagtcatTCCTGGTCATTTCActgccatggatagacatcaacttcagaGCTGAGAAAAGGCAATCgtgtacaaaataaataggtattttcTAGAGGAAAAGGGGAATGGACGGtctatgttatcccataaaaatgCTCTCGCTCAGATAGTTGTaaaatttagaagagagagatcgagaggagGGCCGAATAAggaggagattaaagtacctgagAGTGAAAAGCCCCTTTAATCTTATTATtttagcctcggggtttgtctcaaagacattctggggactgcctgtatatacatattgttcctgaaacaagatgtatatatatcttgcatTCCCACAAAGATCCAGCCCGTGGATAAAGAAAATAatcttcatataaaaataaaagcaggtTGATACCAAGACTTCTgacttatatataaatttgtcctACATCTGGATCTCGTGTGACTATTAGTTTCCTAAAGATTTACATGGACCGCAATTCCCGTCCACACTAAACAAATGTCTTTGCTTTGATCTTCCGTTTTGAAATTAGGTTTGTTATCATGCAGCAAATGTGTAGGGGATTATAGGTAGCATTGATCCTTTTCCATTGTTTCTGTGTTcttcagaaataattttatatgtgtttaatttatattatgaatttctgactcacatcagcaTCAAACCTGGTCTCTCAAATGAAGGGCCAGAGTGCTACCAACTGACTCACACAGGTCCATGCCATATCATTTGAGAGACTGTGGTTCGATCCAGATGTaagacaaatttatatatatatatatatatatatatagatatatatatatgtatagtatatatatatattacatttatttattcttttatatattaacttcatatttaattttaaaggctaatgtataattatatatatttattacatataatatatatatactatacatatatatcatatttaattttaaagtctatgtatatatatatatatatatatatatatatacatatacatatatatacatatatacatatatatatatatatatatatatatatagtatatatatatatatatatatatatatatatatatatatatatatatatatatatatatatatatatatatatatatatatatatatatatatatatatatatatatatatagatatatatatatacatatatatatagatatatatgtatatatatatgtatgtatatatatatgtatatgtgtatatatatatatatatatatatatatatatatatatatatatagtatgtgtgtgtgtgtgtgtgtgtgtgttcgtgtgtatgtataactgaatcgcgaaagtttggaatgtgataattccataaataaaggtataaaccatgagggaaaataaacaacggagtgtccGCAAGagctttcgacgttcaacgtccttacTTAGCagacgaaagatcttgcggaaactccgttgtttattttccctcgtggcttataccttttatatatatatatatatatatatatatatatatatatatatatatatatatatatacataaaatgatatACTCATAAGACAAAAATTGCAAGTCTGAAAGACAAGATTTACGTCATTGTAACGCACTTACCTCCCTTCCAGCCTCATTATTGTGGAGATTCATCAAGTTTCGTTTCCGTTTGAATTTCTTGTGGCGTTCTTTCTCGGGTGCATCGACGAACTGGCGGGCGAATTGGATTCCAAATCGTAAGTTGTCGCTGAAAGGAGGAGGGGGAAATATTTCGAGTAATGTTATATACTACAGAAATGATTTAGTAGGTCGATTTCCATAAAAGTTGTATCCAAGAGGTTAAGCAGAGCTATCGCTGTAGGTGTAAAGAAAACGTACCAAACTAAAGGCAGGATTTTTAAAGAAAACGAGCATTTTTTTTACGGGGGAGACTAAGTAAAATTAgtgagtatatattttttattctcaaaGTTAAGGTAATTCGAGGTTATgtgagatctatatatatatatatatatatatatatatatatatatatatatatatataagcgaatcccaaaggaaaattatagaaatccaagcgctttcgtctttaagtaaagacgaaagcgctaggatttctgactatcattttcgtgtgggattcgcttatttatgaagtcacgtgcatctactgtaatttttaaatatatatatatatatatatatatatatatatatatatatatatatatatatatatatatatatatatatatatatatatatatatatatatatatatatatatatatatata of Macrobrachium nipponense isolate FS-2020 chromosome 33, ASM1510439v2, whole genome shotgun sequence contains these proteins:
- the LOC135202947 gene encoding protein Wnt-16-like isoform X1 — its product is MLARGTAEIGGGSSFTRAAATAAAAAFGAVGGGGGGRGGGGVCGVGHPPISSWNYEILLVLLLAIGNVSAGNWMYLGVVGVTPLLPQGDQEVQNVSTSSAVSICQHLPGLVQQQVAVCQSNPDTIKSVSAGARRGINECQNQFKNERWNCTTGGDVDMPFGYTIKRGSKETAFIYAVTSAGVVHAVTQACSSGNLTDCSCDMSKQGLSTPEGWKWGGCSDNLRFGIQFARQFVDAPEKERHKKFKRKRNLMNLHNNEAGREAVARLMKMQCRCHGVSGSCEVKTCWRSIPSFSAVGDYLKLKYHSAVQVKEGLHANLQLKRKKRRSSSRRREPPRRRRRKRRSRRNRRFPAGKDDLVHIHKSPNYCVQDKKKGILGTHGRYCNKTSNGADSCKLLCCGRGYNTKVETYVDRCHCKFVWCCYVKCKTCVTNVDVYTCK